TTCTTTTCTATATCAGGGATTTTTGTTTGCAAGTCAGCCAACTGTTGCTTTTTCGATGCCTccatatatttatattgttgTAATCTTTGTTGGAACATGGACATGGTGTTATCAAATTCTGTTTCTGGGTTTTTGATCACAGTTTCTACTTTCTCTATGAAAGGAGCCTCTGGGATACCACGAGGATTGGTTTTCTTAGGTCTAAGTTAGGTTAGTATTAAAGACATGTTAATGATTGCATATTTGTTTACATACGCTAAAAAGTCAGCcattttattgttgtgcTTTGTAAGTTGATTATAACTCTAGATTGTCCAAACAGTTCTCAAACTATATTTTTGATGCACGAAATTTCTGGAAATTTTTGGGgagcaatttttttttgctttggAATCAATTTACAAACAATTCTAATTATTTCAACAGATAAACATATACTCAGTACATAGTATCAATTGTTACATTTCAAACTGTAAAACTATATAATTCAGGCTAACCTTTGTAGGCCCCATAGCAAGCTTCGTTTTGTTGCTTTCTCAATTCAAGAACATTCAACACGGATTCAGCTGCTTTGACACCTGAAAGAGCCATGGCTCCAAAAGTTGGTCCCATTCTGTTAGACCCGTCAACTTCAGCCAATTCCATACCAGCAATGACCAAACCAGGGACAACTTCTCTAGTACCTTTAACAATAGCGTCTTCTGCTTTGTTCATGTCGAGACCTTTCATACCACCCAATTggaaattggaaattggtTCTGGTTCTTGCAACTTGGAAGTGGTAATTGATGGCTTGGTGAATCCAGCAGTAACATCTCTTGGAGCTCTACCCAATTGTTCTAATCTTTTAGCAGTAAAAGCACCAAAAGGTCCATCGTGACCAGAAGTTGACAAAACAACATTACAATTAATAGTGTTTGGATCCATACAAGATTGGGTATCGTGATCCAATTGAGCCCAATTAACAACTACACCAGCAATTCTTTGCAAATTTGTAGCAGGATCTTTTCTTGTAATCAAATCTTCAACGGCAGTGGcattgaacaatttgatGTTTGGAAATTGCAAGACTTTTGACATCAAAGTCGACATAAATAAAGCTGCATgtttaacaacaacataatCACCTTCATCTTCATAGTCAAGACCCATATCGTCTAAAAACAAATGAGCGGGTTTTCTAAGTACCATAGCAGAAAACAATTGACCTCCCAACCAGCAACCACCACCTGGTGAAACTGAAGCTTCAATAATagcaattttcaaatcaggTCTGTTCTTGCCTAGGGTATAAGCAGCAGACAACCCTGCAGAACCAGcaccaataataacaatgtCAGATTCAGCAAACTTATCTAAATCAGCAAAGTATCTTCTAGTCATGGCACGAGAAACTGTTGATTCCCTAATGGGTGCAAACTTGAACTCATTCCAGTCAGCAAAACTAACCTTACCGTTTTTAGCGTCAGATTTTAAGTTAATAGCTTGTTGAGTAGATTTTGGATTCAAATTGAAGCTTTCAACTGGAGCAGTTTGTAACATTGTTGGGGGAGtcatttttattgattgaGTGGTTtacatttcaaaaattgacaaaCAGGAGGCAATAACAGCTCTATTTATAGTTGAATAAAAATGTCTGGTTTATGGTTTGTGCAGCTTTGTAAATGCATATTCAATGGATACAATAAgcaatcaattgaagataACGCTTTTTATTGTATCCCCTCCGGCCCCTTGTAATCCTAAATAAACTCGACATTGGTGATCTAAGTGCATAGTGAGGAGTAGATTGGCAAGCTCGGGGGagaagggaaaaaaaagggacAAAACAATTGACAGTTAAAAGTCTTGTAAAAGAATATCCCCTAAAGCATATTCACTTAAAATGTTGAAGTTATATTTGAAACTCTATGTATTATTATGCTCTATAAAAGACAATAACgagaaaaacaaaagcgattattcatttttatcaataaaccTCTTAAAGTACCTTACCCTGAAATCTCGGATGTTTTTCTCCTTCAACCCGTTACTGGTTATGCCCTTATATGATTCATCTCTTTTGACGTATACTAATAATCTTCTCGACCATTGGTTAAACAGTTGTTCTAAACAATGCAACAATTCTAACCTCTCGTGCTGAGGTATTTGtgtttcttcaaaattgtCATTTGCTGTAGGCATCCAAAA
The sequence above is a segment of the Candida albicans SC5314 chromosome 3, complete sequence genome. Coding sequences within it:
- the THI4 gene encoding thiamine thiazole synthase (Thiamine biosynthetic enzyme precursor; repressed during the mating process; stationary phase enriched protein; Spider biofilm induced); protein product: MTPPTMLQTAPVESFNLNPKSTQQAINLKSDAKNGKVSFADWNEFKFAPIRESTVSRAMTRRYFADLDKFAESDIVIIGAGSAGLSAAYTLGKNRPDLKIAIIEASVSPGGGCWLGGQLFSAMVLRKPAHLFLDDMGLDYEDEGDYVVVKHAALFMSTLMSKVLQFPNIKLFNATAVEDLITRKDPATNLQRIAGVVVNWAQLDHDTQSCMDPNTINCNVVLSTSGHDGPFGAFTAKRLEQLGRAPRDVTAGFTKPSITTSKLQEPEPISNFQLGGMKGLDMNKAEDAIVKGTREVVPGLVIAGMELAEVDGSNRMGPTFGAMALSGVKAAESVLNVLELRKQQNEACYGAYKG